A genomic region of Halichondria panicea chromosome 5, odHalPani1.1, whole genome shotgun sequence contains the following coding sequences:
- the LOC135335830 gene encoding uncharacterized protein LOC135335830 isoform X2, with protein MSDNLAKQLYLASRDGCDQEVLELLQRGAPPDSIDCYTRWQGGYIPLHKACAYNRLRIAELLIKFGAIVTAADNGGWTPLHSACYNNSKDTAKLLLEHHCPTDIKNSGGQTAAHWARLKGYRALADYVEEFQPGPRDPLPSYPTLEQLSQLECDQWLQLGVRLGLSNDQLETIKESQHPTAATLQAAKIKNIDMQWKDIVEALVSVGEYKLAESVCTQQGEGESTLSVSAFYGWLDWVKRLVETVGLNPKGTVNKAGDTPLSLACANGHLDTVKYLVNEHHCDPGTVNKAGDTPLSLACANAGHLDTVKYLVNEHHCDPRSTVNKAGDTPLSLAYKGGHWEVVKYLAITHHCDTTIAVNKAGDTPLSIECSRGYLEMVKAIINKHVDPNKPFNKAGDTPLSLAYKCGHWEVVRYLAITHHCDTTIAVNKAGDTPLSLACSRGNLKMVKALINKHVDPNKPVNKAGDTPLSLAYQNRHLETIKYLAQEHQCDPKFAVNEAGDTPLSLECYRGNLEMVKALINKHVDPNKLVNKAGDTPLSLACANGHLDTVKYLVNEHHCDPRKPVNKAGDTPLSLAYQNRHLETIKYLAQEHQCDPKFAVNEAGDTPLSLECYRGNLEMVKALINKHVDPNKLVNKAGDTPLSLACANGHLDTVKYLVNEHHCDPRKPVNKAGDTPLSLAYQNRHLETIKYLAQEHQCDPKFAVNEAGDTPLSLECYRGNLEMVKALINKHVDPNKLVNKAGDTPLSLACANGHLDTVKYLVNEHHCDPRKPVNKAGDTPLALAYQNRHLETIKYLAQEHQCDPKFAVNKAGDTPLSLECSHGNLDIVKALINKHVDPNKPVNKAGDTPLSLAYKGGHWEVVKYLAITHHCDATSVLLLAVKHNQNAIVEILLVESHSDPNVTDKEGKTPLNLSNDPEIIKLLLKHGAKAANVYKKHSKLIRKLSSERPPHLPLSVLIIGDGGVGKSTLLKSILSSKGFWSLFQKARPVDDVDARTVGIIPYEIYTKEFGRIIYFDFAGQKEFYTSHCAILENAVQTSPPIIILCAKLVESEQAIIDSMYRWLTLVQNQCTNLKGKAHVIVVGSHADQVKKMGEDPQAKESIFAPIIKQFPKFEITEFIPIDCRFADSSDMNIVRKRIQKSSAILRSPETISLNAHTFYIYLAENFKHKLAVSLKVVQQRIHSDLDQTHESEKMADILSFIPTTLNHLVDICTQLSKVGLLLFLYNKSSYENSFLICDSKKLLSDVTGTVFAPEHFRQHCKLASSTGVVPLSKFEEAFSNYDTEMLIAFMTHLELCFEIKDKQVLEYIQKMEPDLDDTRYLFFPGLIRIETPERVWEEDPSMSYHFGWILETSQNTHFYDPRCLQVLILRIVFTFGLAPASKVLHDIPSLQKFCSVWKSGICWCNDDGIITHLELCNNKSFTIKIRSEVLTPESLAHRSKVVSKVLETVKDVCPNIVVVESLINPQEVVSHPLKPSSELTLFSVRDLAAAVISQKEAVKSVHRPLSLKRLLQFEPYAGLDLNTLQCIHSDKNVMKDEKISNTFIYHFTSQISDPNSILMYRQMLSQSQASNVNIQSVRPKQEVVQALETWRSETEGTYSCLRETLNKYSVFAGRNPLDLAGVAHDDIDPSVFSISGDELTDHQIPSTPTLASGELSIDMNQKSTIREHNDTVSVVKTPSSDEGSLSSERLQHSAALVQRLGATSAGTGDSQLHRRGSSDLSALRNIVDTAITGQLEYQMKYGDAHIQDPGTTSVYELMVKHGVTDEQLDREIEQGDLAPVAMHFDNVELYLNPLKLNGNEQADVWRETYLSRSNQVAVITCLSIWRGHEPSEATFRALIRILLDLRKEELATRICQYLADGNGQVYTQRADKSADLKPDIMCEGSLSSERLQYSADLVQRVGATISSSTCEVHTRRGLSANRVTLQDLVSRYSLTDKQLNSEIGDSDIPYLAEHFNGVKSAMGLTPAQQADVNRLYCNEGTQVAMTECLILWKRHDPFAATYKALLELLLGLRKDEIADDICQHLSQ; from the exons ATGAG TGACAACCTTGCTAAACAACTCTACCTGGCTAGTCGTGATGGTTGTGACCAAGAAGTGCTTGAGCTGCTACAGAGAGGAGCTCCACCTGACAGCATTGACTGCTACACTAGATGGCAGGGTGGATACATTCCACTACACAAGGCATGTGCTTACAACCGTCTCCGCATTGCAGAATTACTCATCAAGTTTGGAGCCATTGTAACTGCTGCAGATAATGGTGGTTGGACCCCCTTACACTCGGCATGTTACAACAACAGTAAGGACACTGCTAAGCTGTTACTGGAGCACCACTGTCCCACAG ATATCAAGAACAGTGGTGGACAGACTGCTGCTCATTGGGCCAGATTGAAGGGGTACCGTGCCTTAGCTGACTATGTGGAGGAGTTCCAGCCTGGACCTAGAG atCCTCTGCCCTCGTACCCAACACTGGAACAGCTGAGTCAGCTGGAATGTGACCAATGGCTTCAACTTGGTGTTCGCTTGGGATTGAGCAATGACCAACTGGAAACCATAAAGGAGAGCCAACACCCCACAGCAGCAACTCTCCAGGCAGCCAAAATCAAGAATATTGACATGCAGTGGAAGGATATTGTGGAAGCTCTAGTGAGCGTTGGAGAGTACAAGTTGGCAGAGAGTGTGTGCACTCAGCAAG GGGAAGGTGAGAGTACTCTGTCAGTGAGTGCATTCTATGGCTGGCTGGACTGGGTCAAGCGTCTTGTGGAAACTGTGGGCCTCAATCCAAAAG gtacagtcaacaaggctggtgacactccactctctctggcctgtgctaatggccacttggacactgtcaagtatcttgtgaacgagcatcattgtgatccgggtacagtcaacaaggctggtgacaccccactctctctggcctgtgctaatgCAGGCCACTTGGACACTGTCAAGTACCTTGTGAAcgagcatcattgtgatcctagaa gtacagtcaacaaggctggtgacactccactctctctggcctacaaaggtggacactgggaagtggtcaagtatctcgccatcactcatcactgtgacACAACAA TTGCAGTGAATaaggctggagacactcctctctccATTGAGTGTTCCCGTGGTTACCTGGAGATGGTCAAGGCTATCatcaacaagcatgttgatccaaata AGCCattcaacaaggctggtgacaccccactctctctggcctacaaatgtggacactgggaagtggtcaggtatctcgccatcactcatcactgtgatACAACAA TTGCAGTAAATaaggctggagacactcctctctccctTGCGTGTTCACGTGGTAACCTGAagatggtcaaggctctcatcaacaagcatgttgatccaaata agccagtcaacaaggctggtgacactccactctctctggcctaccAAAACAGACACTTGGAGACTATCAAATATCTTGCTCAAGAACATCAGTGTGACCCAAAAT TTGCAGTGAATgaggctggagacactcctctctccctTGAGTGTTACCGTGGTAACCTGGagatggtcaaggctctcatcaacaagcatgttgatccaaata AGctagtcaacaaggctggtgacactccactctctctggcctgtgctaatggccacttggacacagtcaaaTATCTTGTGAACGAacatcattgtgatcctagaa agccagtcaacaaggctggtgacactccactctctctggcctaccAAAACAGACACTTGGAGACTATCAAATATCTTGCTCAAGAACATCAGTGTGACCCAAAAT TTGCAGTGAATgaggctggagacactcctctctccctTGAGTGTTACCGTGGTAACCTGGagatggtcaaggctctcatcaacaagcatgttgatccaaata AGctagtcaacaaggctggtgacactccactctctctggcctgtgctaatggccacttggacacagtcaaaTATCTTGTGAACGAacatcattgtgatcctagaa agccagtcaacaaggctggtgacactccactctctctggcctaccAAAACAGACACTTGGAGACTATCAAATATCTTGCTCAAGAACATCAGTGTGACCCAAAAT TTGCAGTGAATgaggctggagacactcctctctccctTGAGTGTTACCGTGGTAACCTGGagatggtcaaggctctcatcaacaagcatgttgatccaaata AGctagtcaacaaggctggtgacactccactctctctggcctgtgctaatggccacttggacacagtcaaaTATCTTGTGAACGAacatcattgtgatcctagaa agccagtcaacaaggctggtgacactccACTCGCTCTGGCCTACCAAAACAGACACTTGGAGACTATCAAATATCTTGCTCAAGAACATCAGTGTGACCCAAAAT TTGCAGTGAATAAGGCTGGAGATACTCCTCTCTCCCTCGAGTGTTCCCATGGTAACCTGGATATAGTCAAGGCTCTCatcaacaagcatgttgatccaaata agccagtcaacaaggctggtgacactccactctctctggcctacaaAGGTGGACACTGGGAAGTTGTCAAGTATCTTgccatcactcatcactgtgatGCAACAA GTGTCCTCTTGCTAGCAGTAAAGCATAatcagaatgcaatagttgaGATTCTATTGGTAGAAAGCCATAGCGATCCGAATGTAACCGACAAAGAAGGCAAGACACCTCTCAATTTGTCCAACGACCCTGAGATCATAAAGCTCCTCTTGAAACATGGAGCCAAGGCTGCCAATGTCTACAAGAAACACAGCAAGCTCATCAGAAAGCTCTCCTCCGAGCGACCCCCCCACCTTCCTCTGTCTGTGCTCATTATTGGTGATGGTGGCGTGGGGAAGAGCACTCTGTTGAAGTCCATTCTGAGCTCAAAAGGGTTTTGGTCTCTATTCCAGAAGGCAAGACCAGTCGATGACGTCGATGCGAGGACAGTGGGGATAATACCGTACGAAATATACACCAAAGAGTTTGGGAGAATCATCTACTTTGATTTTGCGGGCCAGAAAGAGTTTTACACGAGCCACTGTGCCATTCTGGAGAATGCTGTTCAAACCTCACCACCCATCATTATCCTCTGTGCTAAGCTTGTAGAAAGTGAGCAGGCGATTATTGATTCCATGTATCGTTGGTTGACCCTCGTCCAAAACCAGTGCACCAATCTGAAAGGCAAAGCACACGTGATAGTAGTTGGTAGCCATGCCGACCAGGTGAAGAAAATGGGAGAAGATCCACAAGCCAAAGAGAGCATCTTTGCCCCCATTATCAAGCAATTCCCAAAGTTTGAGATCACAGAGTTCATTCCAATAGATTGCCGCTTTGCTGATTCGAGTGATATGAATATCGTGAGAAAGCGGATTCAGAAAAGCTCTGCTATTCTCCGCTCTCCAGAAACCATCAGCCTGAATGCTCACACCTTTTACATCTACCTTGCTGAGAACTTTAAACATAAACTTGCTGTTTCATTGAAGGTTGTTCAACAACGAATACACAGCGATCTAGACCAAACACATGAGTCAGAGAAAATGGCAGACATCCTTTCCTTTATTCCGACCACCCTCAACCATCTAGTTGATATCTGTACCCAGTTAAGCAAGGTGGGGCTTCTGCTATTTCTTTACAACAAATCCTCATATGAAAATTCCTTTCTGATCTGTGACTCTAAAAAATTACTCTCTGATGTCACTGGGACAGTATTTGCTCCTGAGCACTTTCGTCAGCACTGCAAACTCGCCTCAAGCACTGGAGTGGTGCCTTTGTCCAAGTTTGAAGAAGCTTTCAGTAACTACGACACTGAAATGCTGATTGCTTTCATGACACATTTAGAGCTGTGCTTTGAGATCAAAGACAAGCAAGTTCTAGAGTACATTCAGAAGATGGAGCCAGACCTAGACGACACTCGCTACCTCTTCTTTCCCGGGCTCATCAGGATAGAAACTCCCGAGCGTGTATGGGAGGAAGACCCTTCCATGAGCTACCACTTTGGATGGATACTCGAAACCTCTCAGAACACACATTTTTACGATCCTCGCTGCCTTCAAGTCCTCATTCTTAGAATAGTGTTCACGTTTGGCCTTGCCCCTGCTAGCAAAGTACTGCATGATATcccttccctgcagaaattCTGCTCTGTGTGGAAGAGTGGGATCTGCTGGTGCAACGATGATGGGATTATCACACACCTCGAGCTTTGTAACAATAAATCTTTCACTATTAAAATACGATCTGAAGTTCTTACACCCGAGAGCCTTGCCCATCGCTCCAAGGTAGTCAGTAAGGTTCTCGAAACAGTGAAAGATGTTTGTCCCAATATTGTGGTTGTGGAATCACTGATCAATCCACAGGAAGTTGTCAGTCATCCTCTAAAACCTTCCTCAGAGCTCACTCTGTTTAGTGTTAGAGATCTTGCTGCAGCTGTCATCTCTCAAAAAGAAGCTGTGAAATCCGTTCATCGCCCTCTCTCACTGAAACGCCTTCTCCAGTTTGAGCCGTACGCTGGTTTGGACCTCAACACTCTACAGTGTATTCACAGTGACAAGAATGTCATGAAAGATGAGAAAATTTCGAACACATTCATTTATCATTTCACTAGTCAAATTTCCGATCCAAACAGTATTCTCATGTATAGACAAATGTTGAGCCAATCTCAAGCTTCTAATGTCAACATTCAGTCGGTCCGTCCCAAacaggaggtggtccaggCCCTTGAGACATGGAGGAGTGAGACTGAGGGAACTTACAGCTGTCTGAGGGAGACTCTCAACAAGTACAGCGTCTTCGCTGGGAGAAACCCTCTG GACCTAGCTGGTGTGGCTCATGATGATATTGATCCCTCTGTGTTTAGTATCAGTGGAGATGAGCTAACG GATCACCAGATACCCTCTACCCCTACCTTAG CGTCAGGTGAACTCTCCATTGATATGAATCAGAAGTCAACGATTAGAGAACACAATGATACTGTCTCTGTTGTGAAGACGCCATCATCAG ATGAGGGGTCCCTGTCATCAGAAAGACTCCAACACTCAGCAGCTCTGGTCCAGAGACTAGGAGCTACATCAGCTGGTACTGGGGACAGTCAACTccatagaagag GTTCTAGTGATTTGTCTGCTCTAAGGAACATTGTAGACACTGCAATCACTGGACAACTGGAGTACCAAATGAAGTATGGAGATGCTCACATACAG GATCCAGGGACTACCAGCGTCTATGAGTTGATGGTCAAGCATGGAGTCACTGACGAGCAGTTGGATAGAGAGATTGAACAAGGCGATCTTGCTCCAGTAGCTATGCACTTTGATAATGTGGAGCTCTACCTCAACCCACTGAAGTTGAATGGAAATGAACAAGCTGATGTGTGGCGAGAGACTTATTTAAGTAGAAGCAATCAAGTAGCAGTGATCACCTGTTTGTCAATCTGGAGGGGTCACGAACCCAGCGAAGCAACCTTCAGAGCACTGATTAGGATCTTATTGGATCTGAGGAAGGAAGAGCTAGCTACCAGGATTTGTCAGTACTTG GCTGATGGTAACGGTCAAGTTTATACTCAAAGAGCTGATAAATCTGCTGATTTAAAACCAGACATCATGTGTGAGGGGTCCCTGTCATCAGAAAGGCTCCAATACTCAGCAGATCTGGTCCAGAGAGTAGGAGCTACAATATCATCATCAACTTGTGAAGTCCATACTAGAAGAG GACTATCCGCTAATCGAGTTACACTCCAAGATCTTGTGAGCAGATACAGTCTAACTGACAAGCAGCTCAACAGTGAAATAGGGGACTCCGATATTCCCTACCTGGCCGAACATTTCAATGGTGTAAAGAGTGCAATGGGACTGACTCCTGCACAACAGGCCGATGTGAATAGGTTGTACTGTAATGAAGGAACTCAAGTAGCCATGACTGAATGCTTGATTCTCTGGAAAAGACACGATCCTTTCGCAGCAACTTACAAAGCTCTGCTGGAGTTGTTACTGGGACTGAGGAAAGACGAGATAGCTGATGATATCTGTCAGCACTTATCTCAAT ga